Proteins co-encoded in one Synergistaceae bacterium genomic window:
- a CDS encoding portal protein has protein sequence MEIAIDLIIVVTAGLIGGIVTRKLNQPLIFGYIIAGIIIGPYTGGVSITDPDQIAGLAEIGAALLLFSLGLEFSMKSIASIKGVTVGGGAIQVFITLFIGYGLARWVTGWSVAPSMWYAVSIVSSSTSVIMKTLASRGQLGTLSSRVMLGMSIVQDILVLPLMVLLIGLQGTELTLLGVLSPVFKVIAFTVVMVFAGSRVIPQVLKYVAGWESQELFILSVTALGLCIGYITYAFGLSFAFGAFMAGLVLSESDYSKRTLSDISSLRDVFALLFFVSIGMLLDPTVLASHPVATVLLMLGTTLGRGAILSALTYIFGFRNVIPLAAFLTMTPISEIAFIVLQAAVTTGAMGKTEYSVALNAVVLSMIFGPVVSGLVSPIYSLVKKRGSPARVKSINLPKSHLKDHVVLAGGMSLARYLGVLLTRFEIPYVIIEPNHTEFLKGKEQGLTMLLGDPAQRVVLEAAELTDAKLAVITTSAGMGTVEVIRAIRGQNPDVELLAWAADEEDIDILKGHGVSHFVEPDFEASIEMARQTLTLFGVKATAAHRELESLRSSMYGPLFEQFPEYEDMNGLQSSTNRLALEWVYVHPGNPAEDRRLDESRLREALGISIIAVRRSGELVSNPGGDFILRCGDYLGVVGTPDENRRLVDFFKKQ, from the coding sequence GCTGCTCTTCTCGCTGGGGCTCGAGTTCTCCATGAAGAGCATAGCCTCCATCAAGGGCGTCACGGTCGGCGGAGGCGCGATACAGGTGTTCATAACCCTCTTCATCGGCTACGGGCTGGCGCGCTGGGTCACCGGATGGAGCGTGGCGCCGTCGATGTGGTACGCGGTCTCCATCGTCTCCTCCAGCACGTCGGTCATTATGAAGACATTGGCGTCCAGGGGGCAGCTCGGTACCCTGTCAAGCCGAGTGATGCTCGGCATGTCCATAGTGCAGGACATTCTTGTGCTGCCGCTCATGGTGCTGCTGATCGGCCTTCAGGGGACGGAGCTGACCCTGCTCGGCGTGCTCTCCCCCGTCTTCAAGGTGATCGCTTTCACCGTGGTGATGGTATTCGCCGGGTCGCGCGTCATTCCGCAGGTGCTGAAGTACGTCGCCGGGTGGGAGTCGCAGGAGCTGTTCATACTCTCCGTGACCGCTCTCGGCCTCTGCATAGGCTACATAACCTACGCCTTCGGACTCTCCTTTGCATTCGGCGCGTTCATGGCGGGGCTGGTGCTCAGCGAGTCCGACTACAGCAAGAGAACCTTGAGCGACATTTCGTCCCTGCGCGACGTATTCGCGCTGCTCTTCTTCGTATCGATCGGGATGCTGCTGGACCCGACCGTGCTGGCCTCTCACCCGGTGGCGACCGTGCTGCTGATGCTGGGCACCACACTCGGGAGAGGAGCGATCCTGTCCGCTCTGACTTATATCTTCGGCTTCCGCAACGTGATCCCCCTTGCCGCATTCCTCACTATGACGCCTATCTCGGAGATCGCATTCATAGTGCTGCAGGCCGCCGTCACCACAGGCGCGATGGGCAAGACCGAGTACTCGGTCGCACTCAACGCGGTCGTGCTGTCGATGATCTTCGGCCCTGTCGTCTCCGGGCTGGTCTCCCCGATATACTCGCTGGTCAAGAAGAGAGGCTCGCCGGCGAGGGTAAAGAGCATCAACCTGCCGAAGAGCCACCTGAAGGATCACGTGGTGCTGGCCGGGGGCATGAGCCTTGCCCGCTACCTTGGGGTGCTTCTGACCCGCTTCGAGATCCCCTACGTAATCATAGAGCCGAACCACACGGAGTTCCTTAAGGGAAAAGAGCAGGGGCTGACCATGCTTCTCGGGGACCCGGCGCAGAGAGTTGTGCTGGAGGCCGCCGAGTTGACCGACGCCAAGCTGGCGGTTATAACTACTTCCGCCGGAATGGGGACGGTGGAGGTCATCCGGGCGATCCGCGGGCAGAACCCCGACGTTGAGTTGCTGGCGTGGGCCGCGGACGAGGAGGACATAGACATACTGAAGGGGCACGGAGTCAGCCACTTTGTGGAACCGGACTTCGAGGCGTCGATAGAGATGGCGCGACAGACCTTGACCCTGTTCGGAGTCAAGGCCACCGCCGCCCACAGGGAGCTGGAATCGCTGCGCTCCTCGATGTACGGCCCCCTGTTCGAGCAGTTCCCCGAGTACGAGGACATGAACGGCCTGCAGTCATCGACCAACAGGCTTGCACTCGAGTGGGTATACGTCCACCCCGGCAACCCGGCGGAGGACAGAAGGCTGGACGAGTCAAGACTGAGGGAGGCGCTTGGTATATCAATAATCGCGGTGCGCAGGAGCGGAGAGCTGGTCTCGAACCCTGGCGGGGACTTCATCCTGCGCTGCGGAGACTACCTGGGAGTGGTAGGCACCCCTGACGAGAACCGCAGGCTGGTGGATTTTTTCAAGAAACAGTGA
- a CDS encoding class I SAM-dependent methyltransferase produces the protein MNCFSPRHWALFFDLFESLPRQGPGNRESAARALAMCGELPPAPRILDLGCGVGGQTLHLSAMTSGLITAVDSHAPSLKRLRAVVESRGLEDRIKVMEADMSSLDLPPWSFDLVWSEGALYNIGIENALNLCRRLLRPGGALAFTDAVWLTDNPPKKIRDSFEADYPEMGRAADLLAAIVRCGFEVLGHFTLPDEAWWDDFYTPMEEKIGEMRRKYAGDEEALSVLSDLAREPEMHRLYSSCYAYEFFVARKAEGAEGGSTA, from the coding sequence ATGAATTGCTTTTCGCCTCGTCATTGGGCGCTGTTTTTCGATCTTTTCGAGTCGCTTCCCAGGCAGGGGCCGGGAAACCGCGAGTCGGCTGCCAGAGCGCTGGCCATGTGCGGGGAGCTTCCGCCTGCGCCTCGGATTCTGGACCTCGGATGCGGCGTCGGGGGGCAGACCCTGCACCTCTCGGCGATGACCTCGGGGCTGATAACAGCGGTAGACAGTCACGCCCCGTCACTGAAGAGGTTGCGGGCGGTGGTCGAGTCGCGGGGCCTGGAGGACAGGATAAAAGTGATGGAGGCCGACATGTCCTCGCTGGATCTTCCACCGTGGAGCTTCGACCTGGTCTGGTCGGAGGGTGCGCTTTATAATATCGGGATCGAAAACGCACTGAACCTGTGTCGCAGGCTTCTGCGCCCCGGCGGTGCGCTGGCCTTCACGGACGCGGTCTGGCTTACGGACAATCCGCCGAAGAAGATCCGCGATAGCTTCGAGGCTGATTATCCTGAGATGGGGAGAGCCGCCGACTTGCTCGCTGCGATAGTGAGATGCGGCTTCGAGGTCCTCGGACACTTCACCCTCCCCGACGAGGCTTGGTGGGATGATTTCTACACTCCGATGGAGGAGAAGATAGGGGAGATGAGGCGCAAGTACGCTGGCGATGAAGAAGCGTTGAGCGTGCTGAGTGACCTGGCCCGCGAACCGGAGATGCACAGGCTGTACTCGAGTTGTTATGCTTACGAGTTTTTCGTCGCACGCAAGGCGGAAGGCGCTGAAGGAGGTTCAACTGCATGA
- a CDS encoding EamA family transporter — MRMDYVRLTSSYLIFGSNGIVASRIMLSSLEIVYLRTFIGSLFLIAAFLLAGGKFTVFRKGRDLCFLLLSGIAMGTSWMFLYEAYRQIGVGLATLAYYVGPAIVMVAAPLVFKEKLIPARLRGFAVVLLGMALVNSDAFAQGTISWGLACGLMSAIMLAVMVILNRLAASITGFENAVLQLTISFLTVAVFTVARQGFLVSIPSGSLLPMILLGLVNTGYGCYLYFSTMQRLPAQTVVITGYLEPLSALIFSALLLGERMTPVQIVGAAMILGGALYGERAGMKAAETEA, encoded by the coding sequence ATGAGGATGGACTACGTTCGGTTGACCTCGTCCTACCTGATCTTCGGCTCCAACGGCATAGTCGCGAGCCGTATAATGCTATCCAGCCTTGAGATAGTCTACCTGCGCACCTTCATCGGCAGCCTCTTTCTCATCGCGGCTTTTCTGCTGGCGGGCGGGAAATTCACGGTCTTTCGCAAGGGAAGGGACCTCTGCTTTCTGCTGCTCTCCGGCATCGCGATGGGTACGAGCTGGATGTTTCTGTACGAGGCCTACAGGCAGATCGGGGTCGGCCTGGCGACCCTGGCGTACTACGTTGGCCCCGCGATAGTGATGGTGGCGGCACCTCTGGTCTTCAAGGAGAAGCTGATCCCGGCGCGGCTGAGGGGGTTCGCGGTCGTCTTGCTCGGAATGGCGCTGGTGAACAGCGACGCTTTCGCCCAGGGGACTATCTCCTGGGGGCTGGCCTGCGGCCTTATGTCCGCCATCATGTTGGCCGTTATGGTGATACTCAACCGATTGGCAGCAAGCATCACCGGCTTTGAGAACGCAGTGCTGCAGCTGACCATCAGCTTCCTCACTGTGGCGGTGTTCACCGTGGCCAGGCAGGGCTTCCTTGTCTCCATCCCCTCCGGCAGCCTTTTGCCGATGATCCTGCTCGGCCTCGTCAACACCGGGTATGGCTGCTACCTGTACTTCTCGACGATGCAGCGGTTGCCGGCTCAGACGGTGGTGATCACCGGCTACCTGGAGCCACTGTCCGCGCTGATATTCTCAGCCCTGCTGCTTGGGGAGAGGATGACTCCGGTCCAGATAGTCGGAGCGGCGATGATACTGGGCGGGGCGTTGTACGGTGAAAGGGCCGGGATGAAGGCGGCGGAGACAGAGGCGTAG